A portion of the Aricia agestis chromosome 1, ilAriAges1.1, whole genome shotgun sequence genome contains these proteins:
- the LOC121733435 gene encoding uncharacterized protein LOC121733435, which yields MALTVALPLAGLETENYNSYRHIIDIAGLSKSQTSPSPSVSSESSGIGSLSSLKSESVGDSLPSSPQTTEKKIFEPVVQPQPRPKENKVDDIKIAYGGRDILNLMGNLTDPRWNYRATLLPPSNPALFFANRSQYHRLGPHGTCTQYVKDTCQMCGFTWVVSVTD from the exons ATGGCTTTAACCGTTGCACTACCTCTTGCTGGATTGGAAACAGAAAATTACAACTCGTACAGGCATATCATAGACATAGCGGGCCTGTCTAAGTCGCAGACGAGCCCGAGTCCATCTGTCTCTAGTGAATCCAGCGGGATCGGCTCTCTGAGCTCATTGAAATCGGAATCGGTCGGCGATTCTCTGCCGTCAAGTCCTCAAACCACAGAGAAG AAAATATTCGAACCCGTGGTGCAACCTCAGCCACGTCCGAAGGAAAACAAAGTTGATGATATTAAAATCGCTTATGGCGGACGTGATATTCTTAACTTGATGGGTAATCTGACGGATCCTCGATGGAACTACCGCGCCACGTTGCTGCCGCCGTCCAACCCGGCGCTATTCTTCGCGAACCGCTCACAGTACCACAGGCTGGGCCCGCACGGCACCTGCACGCAGTACGTAAAAGACACTTGCCAGATGTGCGGCTTTACATGGGTTGTGTCTGTCACGGATTGA